The stretch of DNA aaactaaaaCTATTGACATCTAGGCTATATTGTAACAGAACATTCTGCGGTGAATGTATAAAAAGTGTATataataggggagataactctatagTGAATCCCgtctttttcaatgaaaaatgaaggtTTTTTGGTGCTAAAAATGCTATATCTTGACAAATTGTggttcaattttcttgaaaattgactgattaaaggcaactttgtcactttttagtctgttatttttctataaaaattgaacttcacaattttgatttattttcattttggtgagAATGTTTTAGGTAATTCACTTGCGTCTTTTTTACCTAATTTCCTCCAAAAATGATCActagaaattaattatgacgaaagtaaagcattttttaaaaaaaaggattgatatatatcgcgtcaattaaacaatatatatgtcgtagaacattttgttaattattttcatttacggGGTGGATTTAGTACAGACTAACGCTGTTTTTTCATGTGAAGAATCTActcaaaaatggcaaatttgaatatttatttagaaaaaatagatggttcaaaactttgacagaagatgcataacaacatatttacttcataaatcaaatatgaaaaatatggaACTACAGGAAAATTTTGGGGAATGTGAGACTACCACcttaagctgtgaaaattattcaaatggacagacaaatcTGTATGGCCATTATTCCTTGTAAACATTAAtaacaacacagaattaatgCTCTGTAACATTCTTGTATTTATTGCCTTATATGTTGTTTAGATGTAAAATTGTAGACTGCAAATTGGCTTTATGGTAATATCATATGTACTCATTAATTTCACCGCATTTTCCacaatataatatgttgtagatGACATTACAATGTTTTAATGCTTTTTGGCAGTACAGTACAGtatatttaattgtaatataattatcaaaaataaactaTAATGATAAGTATGATTCGGTTTAGTACAATTTGGGTGAATTTGGAAAGATTCGAATGTTTTTGGGTAACTTGTGACGCTCGGTGTTCGAACTCGAAACACCAATTTAGcaacaggtacatatatacgtgtacaaatGTAGCTAGTCGCAGGCGATCGATCCGATCTAAAACTATTCCCTCAGTACCCATAATTACAGTTATTAAATACAGAACGGTTGTTTTTCGGCAATACCTATAATTAACTCATACATGCAAGACCTGTACATAACCCGTCGTGGCCCCCATATGAAGTTTGGCGAGCCTCTGTGCCCATGCGTACGAAAGTTAGCTCACTTCGGCGCACAAAGAATAACACGACCTGGCGCATTggaatgtatacatgtacacacagtAGTGCCGAACTGTCAGGTGTGCCGAACTGTGGTACGGTCGTACACCTGCCATATCGTAAAATCTCGTATCAAAGTGTCCTACATCGGAGCTGAGCTGAACTGCCACACGTGGGGCTAGGAAACACCTGTATACGGTGACTAACACTCAGACCGGACGTTAGGGGACTATGTAGTGCCGAGGAGGGTGTAATTATTCCACTCACTTAGACAGTGGGTGCACTCGATTTGTGTACGCTAGTGCGGTACCGTCTCTCGTCCTGTGTGATGCGGTGTAGagtgttattttgatataatttaatgGTGCGGCATAATTAGATTGTGGACTGGGATGCATTTATAAATAGATCATTGACTTTATGTCTGTATACCAAggaaaaacaacacacaacgaTGGAGCTCAGATCAGGTATATCAGCGGTATTACTAGTGTTTGTTACGTATCTACACTTGCGTTTCACCACTGCGACAGTGTCCGGAGTATACAGGGACAATGGAGTGGACAGGACTGAACGGACAACTGAATTTTCTAGTAGGGATAAAAGGGAAATGCAGCACGAGATCTTGACCCTCCTGGGCTTGCATCACCGTCCGAAGCCAGCTGGTCATAGCACTACAGATTATTCAGCACCACGGTTTATGTTAAATCTGTATAACTCAATCACATCTGATGGAGGGATTGTCGACGACACCAACAAGAGAGTGTTTGACAGAAACGTCACGATTGAGAACCAGGTCGAACCCATCGACGGTAGTGACGTCATCATGAGTTTTGTAAACCTTGGTGAGTAAGCTAGAAGTAAATACTGTTATGTCAGCGTACACGTTGTATTTTGGTTCATTTAAGTCTGGTTTTCAGTTGACCCTTAAACCAGTCTTTGGCATTATGATATGTTATTTAAGAAATACTATGTATTGTTATATTACCATGCAAGTAAATGtatcttataattaatttcacaCCCTGTTGTGTCAATGTGAAATAATGTGGAACCGTAACGTCGACTTATCATCGACTATATCATAGCCATAAGTCAGAATATACAAAGTTTGGTATCAAGTTGAGTAACCTCGGGTTATAGTTGACTTATTTCTGTCAAAAATGGCTAATTATGGTGTAAGGTTGAGAGAAAACGCATAGGACATGCATTTATCACTTAATTTCATTTTGTCTTATCAGGACAGTGGAAACTCGTTTACATATATCCCTGAATGTCTAATTCTGGTGTTCAGACAGAGGCAATTCGGACTATATTACATACCTATCTGTCAGAATGTCCAAGACTGATGTGAGAGTTAGATGAAATGCGGCTATAATACATACCTATTTGTCAGAATGTCTAACTCTGTGAGAGTTAGAGGAAACTCGACCTTTATTAGATGCATATCAATCagaatgtctaagtctggtgtgaGGGTTAGAGGAAGCTCGGCTTTATTACATAcatatctgtcataatgtctatgTCTGATGTAAGGTTTTGAGGAAACTCTGActtttatcaaatacatatcTGTCGGAATGTATAAGCCTGGTGTTTGGGCTAGAGGAAATTCGGATTCAGTTGATTTCGTTATGAAGTTTGGATAAACAGTTTCtgtgttttgtaatatattcagTGTGTACATTGGAATTTCTTCAATTCGCTGTCCACCTTTTTGGTATAACTTTCAGCTTTCTGCAGTAATAGGTAATATTTAAATAGACGACAAATATACTTAATTTAGTAATTTACAAAATAGTTTAAACGTCCTTTTCACCAGTATCGGCTTTACTTAAGAAATCCAAGTTTCCATTTGTATATCTGCAAATAAAAAAGTATACATCCCCCATAATCGCTACGTTTTGTAATAtcatgtaattaatatttaatatttagcTGGTCAGATATTAAAAACCCTTTATCCAAAGTAACCTTCAACTGATCCTTAATCAATAGTTATAATAATTGTAGTATTGTTGCGTTACAACGTTAGTTTCCTCAgggacattaattatttattacacGAGGACAAGGGTTTAGAAATAGAATAAACTATATGCGGAAATGCGTTTATTAAATAGTTTTCTGAAATGACAAGTGCTTATTCTTTCTATTGGCAACATGATATTTTATCGACTAGTGCCCAATGTCTGAAACAATCAATTAAAAGCGAGGATGTCTCATCATAGCAGGTACAATATTTACAATCAGTTTGATGTGAAACAGACGAcaattaataataacaatagTTGGAATGATGGATCGCCCTGTCGAGGGCCCCAGGCGAGTTCCCATTGATCAGACGAGGTCACGTACTTACGATGAGTAAAATGTTTACCAATGTGCTTTGTGTTGAAGTTTAAAACGTTCTGATTTAGTGATAATCTACGGTGATTATGTACATACGTGGGGCCAAGTGGAAGAGCGATAGTCTAAACACAGGCGGATCCACATCGTTAATGTCTATAGGATGTACATATAAACGCAGACGTTGTCAACTTTCCACTTAAAGTCTTGTTAGCTTAACCATTTCCTTACAATAGTATTAACATTTAAAAGCcggtgtcatttaaggacgcgAGAGTTTTACCAGGCGGAAGAAAGCCGAATACCTGGCGAAAAACCATCGACCTATGACCAATATATGGCATGGGTGATTCGAACTCGAAACCCAGAGATGAAAGGAGacttttgataatttgtaaataaaaaatatttgtcgAAATAATGTGCCAGActtcaaataaaacatgtacaGGATATGATTGTATAATGTACTATAACTAATGAAGACAACAGACGCactgtttttgataaaaaaatccatatgtctgttttgttcagaattatgGATACCTATATGCTATATTGCATTTGGAAAATAAGAAAACTTGAAAAACTTGATTATTactattaaaggcccactacctttccgaaacggctttaaatttttaaaatgggaatgtaaaactagatcgataattttgtagagtcacaaaaattattaactttccgttaatactacatttatcatcaccttctgaacgatttgattaaaataaataaaatgtttattttcataacgcgggtcgtattatgtttcccgtcgtcgtcctaaataccgggcggtagttgactatcactgcgccagacggcaaaacagcgaattgactctctactgttttcatatattacgcaggaaatcttgcatatgtttggtgtcgtaaccttattttaggtcatcggtacgcatttttctgatgttattaatgttttttaagaaacttttttattttgctccggaaaggtaatgggcctttaaagtgTTTTTCAAAACATGTTAAGACGAATAGTACTGATAAATCAGATTATCGCTAACTTATACTTCCATCAATCCACGAAATTCCGTGTGATACTATCAccgtcgttatatccaccccttgcTTGGTGTCtgatggcatgcttcagtgatatagcactataaaaagggcatcaGTTCACTATAcaacaagacacaacacgatcataccgcagtctcccaaaacacacacctcgcacttcacacacgctacacactgtatgaattggaggccgtccttgcattacactggctgttaatggaacgttaaagatgctccactaccgacagagtataaatgatattcatcatttgaacaataattggtgtttaattgtgtgtatatatatatatatatatatatatatgtctagttagcacaaaaatgatttattttgcctttggtggaTGCGTCatcagaacttcattccatataggatgtaatgccacggaattttttcgggatgcaattaattatttttcatatttttaacttgaagtaaaattagaagctcaaactttaaaaaggtggtaataatgtaaagtaagtgacttttgtaattgaagaaaaataacaaatcgtctgctcctgtttttgattgtgaaaaataccatttgtcagcggtagagcatctttaatcaaacaaacaaacaaaatatcataacaTCACTACATCAGTGATAATAACTCCTGGAGAATCGAGGATaacttttatcatttgtttacattctCATCAATGCAAACTTTTACGTCGTGTTTACATTTCTGATGCTTGGCCATATCATCGTTTTGTTTGCCAAGTGTTGAAAACGTTTGCTGTTAACCATCACAATCTACATTATGTACAAGCGCAGTACACGAAAGGAAATTGCCGTAAATTGGGCTTAATATGATTTAGCTTTTTTGACATAGAGGTTATTTTTGGCaattgttatttacatatataccatTAAAACACTCCTTAGTGAGAGCGACTCAGCTTGTACGAAGCTGCAGTGGTGAATTATGAAGcatatcaaatttcaaaattgacgGATGGCCACGTGCAGATGTTCTTGAAAATTTTAAGTGTTCGTGTTTATTGCTTGTAAATGTATGTCGGGGGATTTGGTATGTTTGCCATTCATATCAAGGTTTTTACTTGAGTTGTTTGGACTTTCAGTTCGGTTCACAACCTGTTACCACCTGATACTACATTCCTAAATCAAGTGCCGATTGATTAGTTcgagagttacttccctttacaaaatttacatcaaTTGAATTCTCTCATATTAATAAGTAGATTGTTGTTAAATTTGACGATCTTCTTcatgttgaaagaaaatttaataaatactaCATTGTTTTTGATGTAACTCTTCAAcagtttattgtaaaattacaCTTTTAATGACATAGGATTTAAAATGTAGATTAAGTAGACCTGTATACCCTGCTGATGAAAACGTATAAGAAAAGAGGTTCGTTTAGTGGTTATGTTGCTGGCCATGAAAAAAATTGGGTTATACTGAAGAGCTCATTTAGTTTTGATGTTTATAACGGTGTTGTGCGAAGCCCAGATTTGAGGTTGTTATAAGTAGACATGGGTCATTTAAGTGCATATATACCCAATCGCAACATTTCGGAGAAATTTCCGACAATCTTCGgacattattgttatatttccgGAGATTGCCGGAGATTTCTCAGAAATTTTACgattgtatatttattaataccCTTGTATTTTCATAATGAGATATTTCGGCCTACATATGTATGGATAGGAGACTCATTGTATTTTATAGGTGAACCAATATTCAACGTGGTATACGTACTTTATCTTAAACTTCGTTTACCAAAATGATTCGTGCCTTGTCGTCCTAACACTTGTTGAATCAAGCCCTTAGTTTCGTCATCCTTAACAACGGTGTTTAGTGCAAATTTCCAATCATAGAAAAATATCCACTTCGATTGAAATAGATGAATTAAATATTCCCAAACTATGTGTACTGTAATGctgttttaatcattttgaccttGACCCAACATGTCAATGTCATCATGTTCAAACATTCCTTTAGGTAGAAGCCAAGGCAATGTCATTTGATCTTCGtttctaaaacaataaatatgcatttgtatacgtatatgtaaatatcatagtACATATGTGACATAAGTATCTTAAGTTTCTTTCAGCCAAGAAGATAAAATATTTACGCCGTCAGAGGGGCAGGACGTTTTACTTCGACTTCCGCGAGGTCACACAGAAGGAAACTGTCGTTAGGGCAGAACTTCGTCTCTACAAGGAGAGGGCGGGGAAGTGGAAAAAACATAACTTCCAGATCCAAATCTATATGATTAAACAGGGAAAAGATCCAGAGTAAGATTTGTTACTTTAGTCAAACACTTGTTATCTCGATCTCAGATTTACAAAGACTGTGTTATCTCGGTCTCAGATTTACAGTGTCTTTATTATCTTAATCTCATCGGTTTTAACTAATTAAAGATTTGCTTTGGTTTATCTAGTGTTCTAAGAAAAGAATAACGCCCATTTTTCTCGAAttgacaaatgtatatacatgtaatgtacacGATATGATGGgaatgtggatgtggcgcagtggtagaaggcgcaggtatgtttggctcggcgattgggtgccgtagatcgtgagttcgaggcccggatagggcacgagtcaataaattgtcatgctttgttaaattgtgtttctttgatattaatgtatacaatatatagagattgaacagcgttttgattgcgttaaaggtggtatgaacgcaatgggatacagacatattcaatgtagcactgttcaatctttatatttaacataaataagTCTACGTTTACGTctaatttaaaacggtgatggttgctaagttaggtaactacggtagtcaggatgaccgaagatatacaTTATTGTAGTTCCGATtattgaatgttatagctgcagtttgatttgaaatataacaatggcacctttaaattatttttaaattatgtttttttttaatttgataatgtatcaataatgtccatgtcgaataaaaattgagataaccgaggcggaacgactaccggtatatTATCGTTGTCAGGTTAGTGATGCGGTCCAAgcggagcgagccgccatatttgattttcaaccgaggaaatttaagtaactgtgaaatagcctgttgatcaaatggtatgactgttgagctgctgaatgtttttaatatatGCATCGGTCTACGTACGGGATATAGACTAGATTCGTCTTAGTCgcgacttttattttattgtacggatgatagacacgtgtttgcatggtgtgtgactgacgcacatgattttttgtgtgtggtttattaccgttacaatgcttgaacacatattctgttttgatgtcaaatacatttttaattggatctaataacaactctttattattattttgaatccgacaacgaggaaactttgtttacactcCATACCTAGGCCAACCGAGTAGGCTAATGACGAGCATGATATTGTAtgtgccgcctaaggatcagtcttgagacaaaTAGAAGACCAAAAtcgttttttagtttattattaattcaaagcaaatctgtcatctgttaaaaggtaaaatgtaaattaagtaattatagtttattgatattatcatatgacgcaaaatcttaccgaagcgtgaactagaagtagtccgatccaactctgggtttgtattcatacgtcgttgcgtttacgctaatttgaacgcaactcccctcccattgactatataggggcatatgtaaatatacatatataatggcAATTCTTTAGTTTATAATATTGAGCCATGTCAGAAAGATCTGGCCGTTATCGTAATGacttcagtttttttttcaagaagTCGGTCCGATTACGACTGAACTCTCGAACTCAGGTGCGGGGCTATAATCAactagaaaaaaatgataatataaagAAACACTTCAGTCTGTTATTATTTTGATACAATGATGACACTGAAGTGAGTAGATGATTAGATGTATTTTTCAGAGGTCACGCCCAGTCATTAAATGGCACTTCTTCTGGGCCACAGTCTGAGACCGATCTTGCGTATAATGATGACACGGTTCTATACATTAGTTCTGACATATACTATTTATCTTATTATCTGGTATTATGTTGACATTTTGAGGCTTTTTCCCCCGTGTAcccttacatgtatataattacttggttgtaatgtcattaaaattcttcaatAATCATGCAAATTAATGACCGATGAGATCGACcaatttaatatacatttacaacAATTACATATGGCAAAAGAATGgttttattttgtgatttccGGTACTGTGAAATCATTCGTTTTAGCTAGACTCAGTTTTGGGGaattataaaatttacaattttgttggCACATTCATGGAGAAGATATCACAATTTTGATCTCAAAAGCCATAACGCATAATAAAATCGCTGTGTAGTTCTTTTTACAAGGACGTTAATTGGTTGTTTGATGAACAAGACATGCACTTCATACATGCtatacacaccgcatacatgcatatgggaggccgtccttccatgaccatggctattaatttGACGtcaatttaaacaaacaaacaaacaatgattCGATGAAACAAGCTTTCAAAAATCCGAGTTATTTACCGTACAGGtaaaatttagataaaacaatCGTTCGAATGTCCCATAAATGTCACTATGTGTGTTTAACGTGGTACCTGTGGCCTAATGACAATGTTTGTACCTGTTTTACCTGTATGTTACCTGTATGTTACATGTCTCAATAACTGACATTTCCTTCTCAATCCAGGAACTATGAGATACTGACAGAGAGTAACCTCACCGTGAAAGCCAACTACCAGGGATGGTTGACCTTTAACCTCACAAACGCAGCCTCGCTCTGGACATCCATGTCAGCCCCCAACAAAGGCCTATTTATGAaagttatatttttaaagaaaagtgaGTATCTTATATCTTTActgaaaaaaagaaatctatttttgtttaaattaatttattttgttttcagaaatattttctGTCATCTTGTACAGGATTTCCTTCCATTTTATGATGGTGTACAGATAAGATTTTGGTGCAAGTGTCCAAACACTGTAATAGGTAACAGCTGACATTGATCTCTACAATTGATATGTTTACAATTGCTGGTATGGGTATGGACAATCATCATTTAAAGACGGAAAATGTCGGTATAGTTGGGAATTTCAAGAAACCCTCTGGGCTGAAATGACCAGGCTTGTTTTTGGTGCAAGTCCAGAGGAAGCCTTCTCTTTCAAACAgctcttgtcatatttccagCTTAAATTATTTTACGATTTCATTACTTGGATATCTAGTTAATTGCACTAGcctttttaataattatatttactatAAGGAAGCGGCGGCAATTTTATTAGAGAAAGCGATATCATGACGTGTGAAatcaatcaaattttcaaaacattaaaGTGGTGTAACCGTAGAAGAAATGAagatgtatttttgtgttttcatcAATCATATCATACATTGTATTGTGAGTCAGACTGGTTCAAACCTTTGGAGCATCCACATTTCACGAACATGATACTTGTTTTCTCAGAGTAAATTgtgttatgtatttatttgtaacaATCATTTGTAGATGTGTCAGGTTTTCGAATTTACCAAGAAAACGAGGCCGAAAGAGTAAATGCGTATTGATTTTGCACGATAGTTTAAAAAGTTGATTGGAAACTGTATTGGTCTTCAGAAATATATACTGACATTCATTTGCCCTAGTTTCAAGATGGAACAAGCgaattgaaaatgttaaaaacgtGTTATTCAATGGATATTGTTGTCATCGATTTGGTAAGGGCTGCTGTGCATTTCATTGTAAGAAAATCGAGTTTActtcaaactttaattataaccATGAGATTGATCGCGTCGAACCGTCATTCactaaatatttctttttcagaCCGTGATGTTAAACCAGAAAAATTCGGAATAGTCGGTCGAAAGGGACCGGATTATAAACAGCCTTTTATGGTCGGGTACTTCCGGTCTACACAAGAACTGCACGTGCGGAAAACACGTGCAGCTGTCCGCCGGAGGATGAAGGAAGCAGCGTACTCTTCTGACAATGAGGAAGAGGAGGAGTATTCATACACTCGGGCACTACGAAGTAGGTCTACCTTTCTTTACTATTTCACtcattttatgttgttttgacGTTTATGTCCACGAAATCTCCACGAATTTAGAAGTGGCACCATAGAAATTTCGTAGTCGAAATGTGTTTCAGTTCCACAAAAGCATATTCCAATAATGTTACATTACGATGGTGGGGAATTTCTGATAGCAATATGGTTGTGTTTCAATAGTGGCTATGTGCTAAACCTCTCACAACAAAGTATAAGAAAAAGCTctacatatattttgtataatctCCATAGAAATAAGCCCCAAAGACACACAATGCCCATAGATAACTAAAATGCTTAAATACACCTTCTCTAAACACTGAACgttacttaatttatttttaaaaaagtatGTGTATAAGATCTAGCTACACTAGTATAGCCCAAAAAGACGTCTAGACAGATGATGGTGTTATCAGAAGGTTTTGTATAGTCTCCAAAAAACTTCTGTTCAGGTGGCTTCAAATACTGAACAGGAAGATATTTCAAATGGTCCAATATTCAATACATGCTGTAtccatatacaatatacaaaaccGATTTTAAAGTTGACCTATGTAGAG from Argopecten irradians isolate NY chromosome 15, Ai_NY, whole genome shotgun sequence encodes:
- the LOC138309529 gene encoding protein 60A-like; this encodes MELRSGISAVLLVFVTYLHLRFTTATVSGVYRDNGVDRTERTTEFSSRDKREMQHEILTLLGLHHRPKPAGHSTTDYSAPRFMLNLYNSITSDGGIVDDTNKRVFDRNVTIENQVEPIDGSDVIMSFVNLAKKIKYLRRQRGRTFYFDFREVTQKETVVRAELRLYKERAGKWKKHNFQIQIYMIKQGKDPENYEILTESNLTVKANYQGWLTFNLTNAASLWTSMSAPNKGLFMKVIFLKKNRDVKPEKFGIVGRKGPDYKQPFMVGYFRSTQELHVRKTRAAVRRRMKEAAYSSDNEEEEEYSYTRALRRSPRRVPRQWPCQRRTLYMKFRDLGWQNWIIAPDGFKAFYCDGECSFPLGAHMNATNHAIIQTLVHLMTPYKAPSPGCAPTKLGSQSVLYFDHNYNVVLKRFPDMIVKACGCH